The Oikeobacillus pervagus genomic interval GTGCTAAGGCCCATGTTGATTTAATAACTGTGTTGATGGGGGCGGAAATGAACAGCCAAGTTTATTAACAGTGTCCAATAGAAAGGAAACAATGCAACAATCATGATGGAGATTATATTAAGTGAAGGGAGTTTTTTTATTGTTATCGAATAAATTAAGAGATACATTAATTGATCAAATGAACTATGAATTTTACTCTGCCCATGTTTATATGGCGATGGCCTCCTATTGTTCATCCGAAAACTATGATGGATTTGCAAACTTTTTCCTAGTTCAAGCAGAAGAGGAACGGTTCCATGCTATGAAAATCTACAATTATATTAATGATCGTGGTGAACATCCGATTATTAAAGGATTTGGAAATCCGTCCAATGAGTTCGACTCCTTACTAGATGCTTTTGAAAGAGGGTTGGAACATGAAAAAGAGGTCACAAAAAGAATTTATCACCTATCAGATATCGCATGGGATGAACGAGAACATGCGACAATTGCTTTCTTGAAATGGTTTATTGATGAACAAGTGGAAGAAGAGGCCACATTCGACAGCATTATTCAAAGATTAAAACGAATCATCAATGACCCGAATGCTCTATTTATGCTTGATACTGAATTTAGTAACCGTTCCTTTACTCCGCCAGCTGAGTAAGAACGTTTTCTTGTCCAATCTCCACACAACTACAATGAAGTTTATTCGCTTAGATAAAAGGAAAAGCTCTGTATGCAGGGCATTTCCCTTTTACCTAACAAAGTGTTCATTTAGGTCTTTCTATGCTGACTATAATTGGTTTCTTCAAACTTTCTCCCTAAATCAGTCGGTTAAATTGGAATTCGTTTGTCAATTGATGTATACTTGATTTAGATCATAAATTTTTTAGACTGCACTTATTATTAGAGTTTACAGCATAAAGTGTTGTTTTCTATAATAAGTATTTTTTTATGGCCTTGATCTCTTTTTTTAAAACAATGGAAGGTGTGAGAAAATGGCGTTCGGTAGAAGAAACCTTGAGGAAATCGTCACTGAGGAGACAAAAGTTTGGGAGTGCACTTCAGAGGATTGTAATTGTTGGGTAAGAGACAATTTCAAAAGTAGTGAAAAGCCGGTATGCCCTATTTGTCATAGCGAAATGAGCCCATCCACTAAAATGCTACAGGTCATTGAAAACCACAGCAAACATACATTCTAATTCATGATAAATATTTGACTTTATACATCTTTTAGGATACTATTACACATAGACTAATAAGTTCGTTTAAATAATTTTTTGGAATATAAAAGTCGTAGCTACAATGAAATGTGGGCGATTTAATAGTCCTAATTCCATTGGACTACGGCTTTTTTGCATAGGCATTGTTGCATTCGCAGTCTGTAAATAATGAAGACTTCAACGACCCTTCAAAAGATTATCGTTTAACAGCGCCTTACAAAAATTTTTAAATTAACTTATGGTGAAATACGGTCAACTCAAGGAGGAAGACAAATGTTAACAGGTAAAGTAAAATGGTTTAACGCTGAAAAAGGCTTTGGATTCATCGAAAGAGAAGGCGGAGACGATGTATTCGTACATTTTTCTGCTATCCAAAGTGAAGGATTCAAATCTTTAGACGAAGGCCAAACGGTTACTTTTGAAATCGTTGAAGGAAATCGTGGACCACAAGCTGCTAACGTACAAAAAGCATAATTTGCTTAATAAAAAAATGATGCTCCCTTATGGGTAGCATCATTTTTTTATTATGATTTCTGTTCGGATTGTACTCCATATAGTAATGTTTGGGCAATTCCTATAAAGTATTCAGACTCACGAATAATATGATTCAACACTACCTTTGCGGTAGGGTTTTTACTCACAGCAGCACTTTCATCTTTTATTTGCCGACATAGTTTTATAAAATCTAAACTTTGCTGTAAGCAGAAAGAGATGAGCTGTAGGACTTGTTGATAAAGCTGTGTCGGTACATAGGATCCTGTGCGAATGATGGATTCAATATAGCGAACGATTTTTTGATGTGTTTCTGAAAGTGCCTTCTCCCATTCCTTTAAAGCTTCTACAAATTCGGGCTCCAGTCCAGTTACTAACTCACGAATGACGACTGTATGTTCTTCCTCTTGATGCTTCCAAAATTCCGCTTCATCCAAGATTCTTAATGGCATTTGTTGCCCGTAATAGAATTGCATATTTCACCATCTCCCCATTACGTCCTCATTTCAATGTATGGGGGCAATTGTTCATATATGCATCTCTTCTTTCATGCATCTTACCTTCTTTTCTAGATTCTTTTCAAAAAATAATATATAAAATAAACTTCATTCAGCGGGGGTTTATTGCCCGTTAAGCTGGGATAATAAAATATATTTGGAAACGGTGTTTTTTGTAGTGTAAACTAGGATAGTACATAATTCTTGACCTAAAATACATTCTCGTATTCATATCAAGTTAGAAAGGAGGAGGAATGGTGACGGACAGAAAGGAACAGTGGTCTTCTAAATTAGGGTTCATTCTTTCATCTGCTGGTGCCGCTATTGGGTTGGGAGCGATTTGGAAGTTCCCCTATGTAACTGGTATGAGCGGTGGTGGAGCCTTTTTTCTTCTCTTTATTATTTTCACCCTATTAATTGGTCTTCCTATGCTTATTTCTGAATTTGTAATTGGACGTGGTGCTGGGAAAGAAGCCATTAGTGCTTATAAATCCCATGCCCCCAACAGTTTATGGGTAAATATTGGACGTCTCGGTGTCCTTGGATGCTTTCTGCTATTATCTTTTTACTGCGTTGTCGGCGGTTGGGTTTTAATTTATAGCGCTTTATCCATTGTCGGCGGGGTGATTGATAAAGGGGCCAATTACCCTGAACTATTCGAGATGGTGACAAGTAGTCCTAAGTTAACCATTTTGGGCCTAGCAATCTTTTTAGTCATGAATATAGTCGTCGTATCATTAGGTGTTCAAAATGGAATCGAAAGAGCAAATAAATACATGATGCCATTGCTCTTTATCTTTTTCATTATTTTAGTGATTCGTTCCTTAACATTAGAAGGAGCTATGGAAGGAGTAAAATTTTTCTTACAACCGGATTTCACGAAGATTACGAGTGAGGCCGTACTGTATGCCCTTGGACAATCCTTTTTCGCATTAGCCGTCGGATTTTCCTGTATGGTAACGTATAGCTCCTATTTAGACAAAAATGTGAGTATCCCTGCATCTGCAAGCTCTGTTGTGTTTATGAATATATTCGTTTCACTACTTGCAGGATTGGCCATCTTCCCAGTTGTCTTTTCTTTCGGTTTCGAGCCGACAGAAGGGCCAGGACTTTTATTCATTGTCCTTCCTTCCGTTTTTTCGCAAATTCCATTTGGTGAATTATTTTTAAGTCTTTTTCTATTGCTTTTCCTATTTGCAACATTAACTTCCTCTTTTAGTTTGCTTGAAATTATTGTTGCTGCGTTTACCGCTAATGAAAAGAGACAGCGGAAAAAGGTTTCCTGGTTGGCAGGAATCATCGTATTCATTGCTGGAATTCCGGCTGCCCTTTCATTTAGCGTGTTAAAAGACTTTCATCTTTTTGATAAAACCGTTTTTGATGCAACTGACTATCTCGTTAGTAATATCATGCTGCCTTTAGGAAATTTAGGCATCGCTCTTTTTATTGTATATAAAATGGATCAGACCATTACAAAAGAAGAATTTCTACTTGGAAATACACTTTCCCCATCGACATTTGCCCTTTGGCACAATGTAATGAAATGGATCGTTCCCATTACCATCATCATCGTGTTTTTAAGCACATTAGGCATTATTTAGAACAAAAGAGAAAGCTTGATCACTTATCTTTTATCCCACCTTAACAGGCAGTAAAACCTCCATCTCCAAATGATGTGGAAACAAAAAAGATAGGTGGAGGACAACGGATCTTAAAGGTCCGATAAGTTCAACTAACATTCAGTGGGAGATGAAAAAACCCACTGAATGTTAGTTGAACTTTAGGAAGAATAAACTTTTTTCATGTATAATAACTACTAAACTGGAAAAGATGGGAGATATGATGGTTCTTTTACCATTGTATTCCCCCTTTTTGTGCTATTGGATGAGTCCGATAGCTTTTTTCTATTTAAAAGGAAAGTTTTCACCTATTTGGGTAAACTTATCTTTTTTTAAGATCGTCTCTTTGTAAAAATTGACTGGCCAAGATTTCTTATTTTTTACGGATCAATTGTTGCTCTGCCATTTTAATCATTTCTCGAACCATATTTCCACCAAGCTTTCCACCAATTTTCCCTGCTTCTTTGGATGTCAAATTTCCGTTATCCCCTTTATTTAAAGGAACCCCCATTTCATTAGCGATTTCAAACTTTGCTTGATCTGGTTGGTTTGTGTCTGCCACTTTCGCTTTTAATCTGTCTAGTACTTGTCTTGCTTCTGGAACGAGAATTTTATTGTTTCGTGCCATCTCTTCACCTCTTTTCCTCTTTATTATTTCCAAATTCATCAAAGGTAGTTCACAGAGAGGTCCCCTTCAAATAAGTTGTTTTTTAACCCTGGAATATTTTAATGGACAACCTCATACATTTACTATTATTCCATGACTAATCATGAAAGTAAGGGATTTGAAATGATAGGATTAATAATCGTTTTCTTATGTGTTTTATTTCTTCCGTTTACGGTCAAGCCCATTGAAAAAAATTTAGAAATCTTTTTATTCTTAATGGGCTTATTTGCCGTATATATTGGTGAGGGGTTATCATCTGAGCTTTTCTGGGAGGCTTTACAAAACCCTATTTATATCTCTGGAGCGGTTCTTCTCGCAGGATTATTATTTAAATGGTTCTATCTTCCTTTAGAAACAGGCATTTTATCGTTCAATCGTAAAATGAACCCTCGATTATTTTTAGCATTTGTTGTCATCGTTTTAGGATTCATCTCAAGCATTATTACAGCGATTATTGCCTCCCTAATTTTAGTCTTAATTGTCACGATTTTAAGACTGGAACGGGAAGCAGAAGTTCGCTTCATCGTGCTCGCTTGTTTTTCCATTGGAATCGGTGCCGCCTTAACTCCTATAGGGGAACCTTTATCTACATTAACGGTAAGCAAATTAAATCAAGACTTTTTTTACTTAATAAGATTGATAGGTATCGATGTAACGGTGGCGATTTTGACCTTTGGGTTTTTAACAGCTATCGTTGTCGATCCTAAGGAAAGTAAAGGAGGATATTCACACCATCAACAAATCGAAAACTATTCAGACATTTTTCTACGAACCATAAAAATCTATTTATTTGTTATGGGACTTACGTTATTAGGGGAAGGGTTTGAGCCCTTGATTCGAACCTATTTACTTGGACTTTCTCCTACCTTTCTCTATTGGGCAAATATCATTTCAGCTATTTTAGATAATGCAACTCTTGCTGCTGCTGAAATCAGCCCTGAAATGAATGAATTCACCATCCAAGCCATCCTGCTCGGTCTTCTTATTAGCGGAGGAATGCTAATCCCAGGCAACATTCCCAATATTAT includes:
- a CDS encoding ferritin, which gives rise to MLSNKLRDTLIDQMNYEFYSAHVYMAMASYCSSENYDGFANFFLVQAEEERFHAMKIYNYINDRGEHPIIKGFGNPSNEFDSLLDAFERGLEHEKEVTKRIYHLSDIAWDEREHATIAFLKWFIDEQVEEEATFDSIIQRLKRIINDPNALFMLDTEFSNRSFTPPAE
- a CDS encoding cold-shock protein encodes the protein MAFGRRNLEEIVTEETKVWECTSEDCNCWVRDNFKSSEKPVCPICHSEMSPSTKMLQVIENHSKHTF
- a CDS encoding cold-shock protein translates to MLTGKVKWFNAEKGFGFIEREGGDDVFVHFSAIQSEGFKSLDEGQTVTFEIVEGNRGPQAANVQKA
- a CDS encoding DUF2935 domain-containing protein; amino-acid sequence: MQFYYGQQMPLRILDEAEFWKHQEEEHTVVIRELVTGLEPEFVEALKEWEKALSETHQKIVRYIESIIRTGSYVPTQLYQQVLQLISFCLQQSLDFIKLCRQIKDESAAVSKNPTAKVVLNHIIRESEYFIGIAQTLLYGVQSEQKS
- a CDS encoding sodium-dependent transporter; translation: MVTDRKEQWSSKLGFILSSAGAAIGLGAIWKFPYVTGMSGGGAFFLLFIIFTLLIGLPMLISEFVIGRGAGKEAISAYKSHAPNSLWVNIGRLGVLGCFLLLSFYCVVGGWVLIYSALSIVGGVIDKGANYPELFEMVTSSPKLTILGLAIFLVMNIVVVSLGVQNGIERANKYMMPLLFIFFIILVIRSLTLEGAMEGVKFFLQPDFTKITSEAVLYALGQSFFALAVGFSCMVTYSSYLDKNVSIPASASSVVFMNIFVSLLAGLAIFPVVFSFGFEPTEGPGLLFIVLPSVFSQIPFGELFLSLFLLLFLFATLTSSFSLLEIIVAAFTANEKRQRKKVSWLAGIIVFIAGIPAALSFSVLKDFHLFDKTVFDATDYLVSNIMLPLGNLGIALFIVYKMDQTITKEEFLLGNTLSPSTFALWHNVMKWIVPITIIIVFLSTLGII
- a CDS encoding alpha/beta-type small acid-soluble spore protein; this translates as MARNNKILVPEARQVLDRLKAKVADTNQPDQAKFEIANEMGVPLNKGDNGNLTSKEAGKIGGKLGGNMVREMIKMAEQQLIRKK
- a CDS encoding DUF1646 family protein, translating into MIGLIIVFLCVLFLPFTVKPIEKNLEIFLFLMGLFAVYIGEGLSSELFWEALQNPIYISGAVLLAGLLFKWFYLPLETGILSFNRKMNPRLFLAFVVIVLGFISSIITAIIASLILVLIVTILRLEREAEVRFIVLACFSIGIGAALTPIGEPLSTLTVSKLNQDFFYLIRLIGIDVTVAILTFGFLTAIVVDPKESKGGYSHHQQIENYSDIFLRTIKIYLFVMGLTLLGEGFEPLIRTYLLGLSPTFLYWANIISAILDNATLAAAEISPEMNEFTIQAILLGLLISGGMLIPGNIPNIIAAGKLKITSKEWAAFGIPIGICAMTIYFIVIFLI